In Leptospira sp. WS58.C1, a single genomic region encodes these proteins:
- a CDS encoding tyrosine-type recombinase/integrase translates to MSENTAKIIELNSILKKSKGKSQRPPVGESPIFGKGMTDEVMRELKERFSLPITEEDYRNKAIFLLISKTGLRAKETVSLRFSGIFKAPSGENLIQYVRKGGKKGYSVLSEEIITAVKAYHNIADIISDHFFLSRPKRHQKTRTPITTRSLQRIVNSWNVKTCIGRTAHPHAIRHTVGQKLLEKAGSIAAQKVLGHSTPITTSKFYTKPYFDGSSYLEW, encoded by the coding sequence ATGAGCGAGAATACGGCAAAAATTATAGAATTGAATTCGATTCTAAAAAAGAGCAAAGGCAAATCGCAAAGACCACCAGTAGGCGAATCTCCTATTTTTGGAAAAGGCATGACGGACGAGGTAATGAGAGAGTTAAAAGAACGATTTTCCTTACCAATAACAGAAGAAGATTATCGTAATAAGGCGATCTTTCTGTTGATAAGCAAAACGGGATTAAGAGCCAAAGAAACCGTTTCGCTCAGATTCTCAGGAATTTTTAAAGCGCCATCAGGGGAAAATTTAATCCAATATGTTCGAAAAGGAGGAAAGAAGGGTTACTCAGTCCTTTCAGAAGAGATTATAACCGCCGTAAAAGCATACCATAACATAGCCGATATAATATCCGACCATTTCTTCCTTTCTCGTCCTAAAAGGCATCAGAAAACAAGGACTCCCATAACAACCAGAAGCCTCCAAAGGATCGTAAATTCGTGGAATGTGAAAACCTGTATTGGGCGAACCGCACATCCTCATGCAATTCGACATACCGTAGGACAAAAATTATTGGAAAAAGCAGGCTCCATTGCTGCTCAAAAGGTATTAGGACATTCTACGCCAATAACAACGTCAAAATTTTATACAAAGCCGTATTTTGACGGATCTTCTTATTTAGAATGGTAA
- a CDS encoding DEAD/DEAH box helicase, with translation MKIDQFKILKPFIVGNPKLRLPQVECFEALKDSRENHPDDRELGIVLPVGCGKTGCITLAPFAFRSKRTLVISPSLIIAEQLMSNFDPSNAFCFYKKCNVLTDNIFPEFSEIRGTNTNQKDLELSDVVVTNIHQLGTENNRWIKKLSQDFFDLILFDEGHHSLAETWTLLKMKFPKAYIVNFSATPVRADGERMPGKIVYSFPIANAIKLNYVKNLKAIVLNPEKMKYRIFGSEEEIDLKRIVELGKELPAFRRAVVSSKESLDSIVNASITELRKIRQEANDERPKIIASALNFKHCKQIVEAYKERGLRCDYIHSRKNNQRNNDAYRQLENHELDVIVQVKKLGEGFDHSFLCVAAVFSVHLTLSPFLQFIGRIMRTNNGNTIFHPLNQGVVVFHAGGNIIPRWNDLREFSEADQEYFSQLLPMSGIDFSKSDELVVNPEINLEATEAHGFTQAESDPSFAEKIKSSEMQPKVNEDDSIPENEMSSSINRNGFQITEQIGLNWESLPLIKENFEAMEAIRKLSELGFSGQQVLEAMNSQPVIPKVQKRQEARYNLNERVKAEVDKILNSISLSADGYELDKNHRGKPNYMILKSLIDMRINNFINRKANERSELSQKDLDLIDENFEELVEPVWQIDLTVA, from the coding sequence TTGAAAATAGACCAATTTAAAATTCTGAAACCGTTTATCGTTGGAAATCCAAAACTAAGGCTTCCGCAAGTGGAATGTTTTGAGGCATTGAAGGATTCTCGCGAGAATCATCCGGATGATCGAGAACTGGGTATTGTATTACCCGTTGGGTGTGGTAAGACCGGATGTATTACCTTGGCGCCATTTGCTTTCCGTTCTAAGCGCACATTGGTTATTTCGCCAAGTTTGATAATCGCTGAACAATTGATGTCGAACTTTGATCCTTCGAATGCTTTCTGCTTTTATAAGAAATGCAATGTGTTAACCGATAATATATTTCCAGAATTTAGCGAAATCCGAGGGACAAATACGAATCAAAAGGATTTGGAACTATCGGACGTTGTTGTAACCAATATTCATCAGTTGGGCACGGAGAATAACAGATGGATCAAAAAATTGTCTCAGGACTTTTTCGATTTAATTCTCTTTGACGAAGGACATCACAGTTTGGCGGAAACATGGACTTTGCTCAAAATGAAATTCCCGAAAGCGTATATTGTAAATTTCAGTGCAACTCCCGTAAGAGCTGACGGAGAAAGAATGCCAGGAAAGATTGTTTATTCTTTTCCTATTGCCAATGCAATCAAATTGAATTACGTGAAAAACCTTAAAGCGATCGTCTTGAATCCTGAAAAGATGAAATATCGAATATTCGGTTCTGAAGAAGAAATTGATTTAAAACGGATTGTTGAATTAGGTAAGGAACTTCCGGCTTTTCGGAGAGCAGTTGTGTCATCAAAGGAATCGTTGGATTCGATTGTGAATGCTTCAATTACCGAACTAAGAAAAATTCGTCAAGAGGCTAATGATGAACGTCCTAAGATAATTGCTTCTGCTCTGAATTTTAAGCATTGTAAGCAGATTGTTGAAGCGTACAAGGAAAGAGGATTGAGATGCGATTACATTCATAGCCGTAAAAATAACCAAAGAAATAATGATGCTTATCGTCAGTTAGAAAATCATGAATTGGATGTAATTGTTCAGGTGAAAAAATTAGGAGAAGGATTTGACCATTCCTTCCTATGTGTTGCAGCTGTTTTTAGTGTTCATTTAACTCTCTCTCCTTTTCTTCAGTTTATTGGTCGAATTATGAGAACCAACAATGGAAATACAATTTTTCATCCGTTAAATCAAGGCGTTGTAGTTTTTCATGCGGGCGGGAATATTATACCCCGATGGAACGATCTCAGAGAATTTAGTGAAGCAGATCAGGAATATTTCAGCCAGTTGTTACCAATGTCTGGGATAGATTTTTCAAAGTCAGATGAATTGGTAGTTAATCCGGAAATCAATCTCGAAGCCACCGAAGCGCATGGATTTACTCAAGCTGAGTCAGATCCTTCTTTTGCTGAAAAAATAAAATCTTCCGAAATGCAACCGAAAGTTAATGAGGATGATTCAATTCCAGAAAATGAAATGTCTTCCTCGATAAATCGAAACGGTTTTCAGATTACGGAACAAATAGGCCTGAACTGGGAAAGTCTGCCTTTGATTAAAGAAAATTTCGAGGCAATGGAAGCGATCCGAAAATTATCAGAGTTAGGCTTTAGTGGGCAACAAGTGTTGGAAGCAATGAACTCACAGCCTGTCATTCCCAAAGTCCAAAAACGTCAAGAGGCTCGTTATAATTTGAATGAACGTGTTAAAGCGGAAGTTGATAAAATTTTGAATTCTATATCTCTCTCCGCTGACGGTTATGAATTGGATAAAAACCATCGTGGTAAGCCAAATTACATGATTCTAAAATCTTTGATCGATATGCGTATCAACAATTTCATAAATCGGAAAGCGAATGAGCGAAGCGAGCTGTCTCAAAAGGACTTAGATTTGATAGATGAGAACTTCGAGGAATTAGTAGAGCCAGTTTGGCAAATAGATCTTACGGTGGCTTGA
- a CDS encoding DEAD/DEAH box helicase: MKADLFRDLDPKIIDNKGLREPQIEAYKATVDFLKSGNTVRELGIILPVGCGKSGCIAILPFAFRSKRTLVVAPNVKIAQQLAADFDPTKPKYFYKKFDIITKAPFPEPVEIRGDSVNKSDLDEADVVITNIQQLQGNANRWLEILPSDYFDLILFDEGHHSVAATWENLKSKFPSSYIVNLSATPLRSDGQIMAGSIIYTFPIAKAIQAGYVKRLKAIVLNPAKLKYVRSQDGNEIEVSLEEVIRLGEDDSDFRRSIVTSKETLFTIVDASIHELNRIRKETGHSGHKIIASALNFSHCHQIVQAYRSRGLRADFIHSLADSKENEKVFKRLENNDIDVIVQVRKLGEGFDHPDLSVAAIFSIFRSLSPFVQFVGRIMRVIKQNDPLHLLNQGTVVFHAGGNIASRWSDFQQFSEADQEYFEQLLPLESLDFTSSDEITIDPSFVRVNSNGDQIEIKEQTGVSVSEIPLIEENPEALDALRRLLGMGYSPEQVKNAMMDLEPIPTTKVRERQSARLALDAKIKTKAGEILFGKGLKPMGRELDKQRLDRPNLIVLKSAIDKKVNAFIGKGVNERSDFTKRELDDIESKLEELVREATIEVFNGKA; encoded by the coding sequence ATGAAAGCTGATTTATTCAGGGATTTGGATCCAAAAATTATCGATAATAAAGGTTTGAGAGAACCTCAAATTGAAGCGTATAAAGCAACTGTTGATTTTCTTAAATCGGGAAATACTGTTAGAGAATTGGGGATAATATTACCGGTAGGGTGCGGGAAGTCAGGATGTATTGCAATTTTGCCATTTGCATTTCGATCGAAGAGGACTCTCGTGGTGGCCCCTAATGTTAAAATCGCCCAGCAGTTAGCAGCAGATTTTGATCCAACTAAGCCTAAATATTTCTATAAAAAATTTGATATTATCACAAAAGCTCCCTTTCCAGAACCTGTTGAGATCAGGGGAGATTCAGTAAACAAGAGTGACTTAGACGAAGCTGATGTAGTAATTACTAATATTCAGCAACTGCAAGGCAATGCCAATCGATGGTTAGAGATTTTACCCAGTGACTATTTTGATTTAATTCTGTTTGATGAGGGGCATCACAGTGTTGCAGCGACATGGGAAAATCTTAAATCTAAATTTCCTTCTTCTTATATCGTAAACTTAAGCGCTACACCGCTTCGATCTGATGGCCAGATTATGGCGGGCAGTATCATTTATACATTTCCAATCGCGAAAGCTATTCAAGCAGGTTACGTTAAAAGATTAAAGGCCATCGTTTTGAATCCTGCGAAATTGAAATACGTGCGCTCTCAAGATGGTAATGAAATTGAGGTTTCTCTTGAGGAAGTGATACGACTTGGTGAAGATGATTCTGATTTTAGAAGAAGTATTGTTACTTCAAAGGAAACGCTTTTTACAATTGTCGATGCTTCCATCCATGAACTGAATAGGATAAGAAAGGAAACTGGTCATTCGGGTCATAAAATAATTGCATCGGCGTTAAATTTTTCCCATTGCCATCAAATTGTTCAGGCATATCGGTCAAGAGGGCTTCGAGCAGATTTCATCCATAGCCTTGCAGATAGTAAAGAAAATGAAAAGGTCTTTAAAAGGTTAGAAAATAACGATATAGATGTTATTGTTCAAGTAAGAAAGTTGGGAGAAGGTTTCGATCATCCTGATTTGTCTGTCGCTGCCATCTTTAGCATTTTTAGATCCCTTTCACCGTTTGTTCAATTTGTCGGTAGAATTATGAGGGTGATTAAACAAAATGATCCCTTGCATCTGCTCAATCAAGGAACAGTTGTTTTTCATGCAGGTGGGAATATTGCAAGTCGCTGGTCTGATTTTCAACAGTTTAGTGAAGCTGATCAGGAATATTTTGAACAGCTTTTACCATTAGAATCGCTTGATTTTACTAGTTCAGATGAAATTACAATTGATCCTTCTTTTGTCCGAGTTAATTCAAATGGAGATCAAATTGAAATCAAAGAACAAACTGGAGTTTCAGTCTCAGAGATTCCACTAATTGAGGAAAATCCGGAAGCACTAGATGCCCTTCGTAGATTACTGGGGATGGGGTACTCTCCAGAACAAGTTAAAAATGCGATGATGGATCTCGAGCCTATCCCTACCACAAAAGTTAGAGAGAGACAATCTGCACGGCTTGCACTTGATGCAAAAATAAAAACTAAAGCAGGTGAAATTCTTTTTGGTAAAGGCCTTAAGCCGATGGGAAGGGAGTTAGATAAGCAAAGGTTAGATAGACCAAATCTAATCGTCTTGAAGTCAGCAATCGATAAAAAAGTTAATGCCTTTATAGGTAAAGGCGTGAACGAGCGAAGTGATTTTACAAAACGGGAATTGGACGACATTGAATCAAAGCTTGAAGAACTAGTTAGAGAAGCGACGATTGAGGTATTCAATGGCAAAGCCTAA